The DNA segment AAACAAATGTGAGACGACCGCCAcccaaaacggcgtcgtttggAAGGAAACTAATCAGCCGTCCCTGAGCGCCTCCTCCAGAGCCTGTTCAAGCCAGAACTGAGACTCCTCCATCAAATCAGGGCTCAATCTGAACATAAGCACGCAAAACTCCATCTGATTGAGAGCCCCATCGCCATCCAAATCGCCTTCCCTCAACATACTCTGAAGCTCATCGTCCCTCAGTTCCTGCAACCCCAACAGGGCGGCGTTCCTCTTCAGACTCTCCAAAGTGATCACCCCCTTCTCCCCGTCCATCAACAGCCTGAACCCATTACACAGCTCCCTTATCAGCCCCTCTCCGCCCAGCTTCTCCGCCATCACCGGCAACAAATCTTCAAAATCACCCATCTTCGGTGCCGCCATCTAGACCGGAAACCAACTGGTTTTTAGAGATATGGAAGAGGGAATTTCGCTGTTTCTATTTTCCCAGGAATGGATTGTGGGGTTTGTGGGAAGTGGGGGGAGGGTGATATAAAGGAGGAATTGTGAAGGGGTTCCAGGAAAGAGAGTGGGCCATAATTGGTGACAGCACAGCTACACCAGGACGGTTTTTGATGGTCGGCTCCCCTCTGCAGTTGCCTCACTCTTTCCCACAGCCGTGTCAAAGGGTCATTTTCGTCATTTCACTCAAGTCTGACCTACGCTCTGACTCCAGCTTCGTGACGTCATAAATTCACCTTAATtagaatattcttttttttttttaatgtaaatttaaattaatcaaagTTTTGGTTAATGATTTGAATATTGATGGCTGGTTTGAATGGACATTTAGATTTTTTGTTGAATGGTCTTCAATTCATGGTTGGAAAATTCTAGATTCTTATCTTACGGATGAAGGTTAATTTTgacaattttgaagttattattattaaaataaaaaatgtattattattgTTAGGAAAAAATAGATaggcaataaaaaaataaataaaaacacagATTTACCTCAAAATCTTATGTAAGAAAAACCATGAATAGAGAGAAGAAAATTCACTATATCAAAAATTGGTACAAAAAGGAAATATGCTACTATTGCAAAAAACATAAGCCTCATAATCTGCGCCCAACGGGTCGATATGATGGGTTATGGGATTGAATCTATTGGTTTGATCCCTCCACAATTATCACAAActccaaaaaaatctcataaatttaaCTTCATCACAAA comes from the Vitis vinifera cultivar Pinot Noir 40024 chromosome 12, ASM3070453v1 genome and includes:
- the LOC100265313 gene encoding calcium-binding protein KRP1, which produces MAAPKMGDFEDLLPVMAEKLGGEGLIRELCNGFRLLMDGEKGVITLESLKRNAALLGLQELRDDELQSMLREGDLDGDGALNQMEFCVLMFRLSPDLMEESQFWLEQALEEALRDG